In a genomic window of Candidatus Tumulicola sp.:
- a CDS encoding TerB N-terminal domain-containing protein: MWILLVGIAVWIVVALVRHARAPAPRPSRSSAGWHPSQRSVSDKASPKPRTSLRAATAVSRSVRGVDPQKFPPRDDAPEVRMPRCVMYYTAYGMLDLDQQAYFRYWRRRYEEGTRLDADASYVYLYIYELACEAKTSDGLESAWSKLLSQLIGTASDNIGHRLANWIVHLRLQRECSAFTAKWEPVGNTITFDEVTEAITDASLLFDLALAAGVAPPFDSLFSLQLPVYFDPESRTRIKRMLRAVDTSSLLEIADQHSPTPERVNLFHDMGWAAARLQLFGPLEANVIRFSRSDSIRDAVVNLLVALNDLSGAPPVKYNPRPAPVPTSDDTIGEAVRKAIGSLPQTSSIEGLIWSVERVFDDGALLLLMLVLWLENKPYIEGAISFSKDLRSLYEGVGADLGFNATIGTMRRDFWTLSHGPRAVWVLEPAPNVPNDVKTGVTVARFTKEMQHLLRGSAAREQAMHALAVRIARRRRTSADVVKTAFESHTGCSPGALI, translated from the coding sequence GTGTGGATCCTGCTGGTGGGGATAGCCGTCTGGATCGTGGTGGCGCTGGTTCGGCATGCCCGGGCGCCAGCGCCGCGGCCGAGCCGCTCCTCCGCGGGGTGGCACCCGAGCCAGCGCTCGGTGTCGGACAAAGCGAGTCCGAAACCTCGAACGTCGCTGCGTGCAGCAACCGCTGTCAGTCGTAGCGTGCGTGGCGTCGATCCGCAGAAATTCCCACCGCGTGACGATGCACCGGAGGTCAGGATGCCACGGTGCGTCATGTACTACACGGCTTACGGGATGCTGGACCTTGACCAGCAAGCGTACTTCAGATATTGGCGTCGACGGTACGAAGAAGGTACGCGGCTCGACGCGGACGCTTCTTACGTGTATCTGTATATTTACGAGCTAGCATGCGAAGCGAAGACGTCAGACGGTCTCGAGAGCGCTTGGAGCAAACTGCTTTCGCAGCTAATCGGAACCGCGAGCGACAACATTGGACACCGTCTCGCGAATTGGATTGTTCATCTTCGTCTCCAACGCGAGTGCAGCGCCTTTACGGCGAAGTGGGAGCCCGTCGGAAACACGATTACGTTCGACGAGGTGACTGAAGCGATAACCGACGCGTCGCTGCTATTTGATTTGGCGCTGGCCGCCGGCGTCGCACCGCCATTTGATTCGCTATTTTCATTGCAGCTGCCGGTTTATTTCGATCCCGAAAGCAGGACGCGGATTAAACGAATGCTACGGGCCGTTGATACCTCGTCGCTTTTGGAGATAGCCGACCAGCACTCGCCGACACCTGAGCGAGTGAACCTGTTTCATGATATGGGTTGGGCGGCGGCGCGTCTTCAGCTCTTCGGACCGCTAGAAGCAAATGTCATCCGGTTCAGTCGCTCAGACTCAATACGCGACGCGGTTGTCAATCTGCTCGTAGCGCTGAACGACTTGAGCGGTGCTCCACCAGTAAAATATAACCCACGCCCGGCGCCGGTACCAACAAGCGATGATACCATTGGCGAAGCGGTGCGCAAGGCCATTGGTTCGTTGCCGCAAACCTCCTCGATCGAAGGATTGATATGGAGCGTCGAGCGGGTCTTCGACGACGGCGCTCTGCTGTTGCTGATGCTCGTCCTATGGCTCGAAAACAAGCCCTACATCGAAGGGGCTATTTCGTTCTCGAAGGACCTGCGATCGCTGTACGAAGGCGTAGGTGCCGACTTGGGGTTCAACGCGACCATCGGGACGATGCGCCGGGATTTCTGGACACTCTCGCACGGACCACGAGCAGTGTGGGTCTTGGAACCCGCACCAAACGTGCCGAACGATGTGAAAACGGGTGTAACGGTGGCACGCTTTACGAAGGAGATGCAACATCTCTTGAGGGGATCCGCGGCACGCGAGCAGGCCATGCACGCATTGGCCGTCAGAATTGCGCGTCGTCGGCGAACGAGCGCTGACGTCGTAAAGACTGCTTTCGAATCGCACACTGGCTGTTCACCGGGAGCTCTGATCTAA
- a CDS encoding ATP-binding protein: MERNDNLLGYIDGSTNATTQRFEVVLADHAVVQLDDLVVVRQTLADGSGELTHFGIVVEGVGLIEGARLASDTQRICGTKTMPGQRVRKIVVQILRVDPERWMPPLPGARAELARGVQREMALFQDRMEENRLALGLDHLDEPVYVDWSFFNGDKGGHLSISGISGVATKTSYALFALYMLLETDAGRRLLGNYVGRTKAVVFNVKGEDLLHIDRPNRKFEGDARAREMWAALGVDNPQPFRSVRLFVPPLPGAGDGPLAARVGHRRDSEYTIYGWTPVEFVRRGLLQYVFADAREQNQVSFVVEHVRALLARHAVASSTHPGAVILKAYPVAGRGRDFERASDLLNRAAAEPEEPGDTVIEDFSDLISALEDRFDDNLGAPWASARLAPATIDAFLRRLIAMSRRMGHLVNRQARTLELSDTVNVVDIHSLHDDAQRFVVGSLLDQVWQEKQTGGREPLRFIVLDELNKYAPREGRSPIKEMLVDIAARGRSLGVILVGCQQNAGRVESTIVDNASIKVVGRLDASHADDYKFLSAELRQRAVRFLPGTMVIDQPVVPAPIPIVFPFPPYATNVAEDPIGANDMPAGIDPVDQVAP; this comes from the coding sequence ATGGAACGTAACGACAATCTTCTCGGGTACATCGATGGCTCTACTAACGCTACAACGCAGCGCTTCGAAGTGGTGCTGGCCGACCACGCGGTCGTTCAACTGGACGATCTCGTCGTCGTGCGACAAACGCTCGCCGACGGATCGGGCGAATTGACGCACTTCGGAATCGTCGTCGAAGGGGTGGGTCTCATCGAAGGCGCGCGGCTCGCCAGCGATACGCAGCGCATCTGCGGCACGAAAACAATGCCGGGCCAACGGGTTCGCAAGATCGTCGTTCAGATTCTGCGAGTGGACCCGGAGCGATGGATGCCGCCGCTACCCGGTGCGCGCGCCGAACTCGCGCGCGGTGTACAACGTGAGATGGCGCTCTTCCAGGATCGTATGGAAGAAAACCGCTTGGCGCTGGGCCTTGACCACCTCGACGAACCGGTCTACGTAGATTGGAGCTTCTTCAACGGCGACAAAGGCGGCCATCTGTCAATCAGTGGCATCTCGGGCGTTGCGACCAAGACGTCCTACGCACTTTTCGCTCTCTATATGTTGCTGGAGACGGATGCCGGTCGGCGGCTACTCGGCAATTATGTAGGACGCACTAAAGCGGTAGTGTTCAACGTTAAGGGCGAGGACTTGCTGCACATCGATCGTCCCAATCGCAAGTTCGAAGGCGACGCTCGGGCTCGCGAGATGTGGGCGGCGCTAGGCGTCGACAATCCACAACCGTTTCGCAGCGTACGTCTCTTCGTGCCCCCGCTGCCCGGTGCCGGAGACGGCCCACTAGCGGCTCGCGTCGGACATCGTCGCGACAGCGAATACACGATTTACGGGTGGACGCCGGTGGAATTCGTCCGACGTGGGCTGCTCCAGTATGTCTTTGCCGACGCGCGCGAACAAAACCAAGTCTCCTTCGTCGTCGAGCATGTTCGTGCGCTGCTCGCTCGCCACGCAGTCGCATCATCAACGCATCCGGGCGCCGTCATTCTCAAGGCATACCCAGTGGCCGGCCGCGGGCGGGATTTCGAGCGTGCCTCGGACCTGCTCAACCGCGCGGCCGCCGAACCCGAAGAACCGGGCGACACCGTCATTGAGGATTTCTCTGATCTTATTTCGGCGCTCGAAGACCGGTTCGATGATAATCTGGGTGCTCCGTGGGCCTCGGCACGTCTGGCCCCCGCTACGATCGATGCGTTCCTGCGGCGCTTGATCGCCATGAGTCGGCGCATGGGTCATCTCGTGAATCGCCAAGCGCGCACGCTTGAGCTCTCGGACACCGTCAACGTCGTCGACATCCACAGCCTGCATGACGACGCGCAGCGCTTCGTTGTAGGCTCGCTTCTCGATCAGGTCTGGCAAGAAAAGCAGACGGGCGGGCGCGAACCGCTGCGCTTCATTGTCCTTGATGAGCTCAACAAATACGCGCCGCGCGAGGGTCGCAGTCCGATCAAAGAAATGCTGGTCGACATCGCAGCGCGCGGTCGCAGTCTTGGCGTCATCCTCGTCGGGTGTCAGCAGAACGCCGGTCGCGTTGAGAGCACGATTGTCGACAACGCCTCCATCAAGGTTGTCGGGCGTCTGGACGCAAGCCACGCCGACGACTACAAATTCCTTTCAGCCGAACTACGCCAGCGCGCGGTGCGCTTTTTGCCGGGAACGATGGTGATCGACCAGCCCGTCGTACCGGCGCCGATTCCCATTGTGTTTCCCTTCCCGCCGTATGCCACGAACGTCGCCGAGGACCCGATCGGCGCGAACGATATGCCGGCCGGCATCGACCCGGTCGACCAGGTCGCGCCTTAG
- a CDS encoding exonuclease SbcCD subunit D: protein MRLLHTSDWHIGVAHHGVDRRADHERVFAQIKALAIEEKVDAILNTGDLFDNPYPNLDTLMFGWSVLEELASLNVPMIVVCGNHDSEKLFQLMSTILKRRLKIYFIDRSTLQERQAGVVHLPTAAGEVLKVAAVPFVKRSSYIREYLEGDPDRASLKYGDAVGSLEKTVGDWLKVDYDAKRDVTVFAAHLLVDGAQVANSEYELYRSRDFVTFPERIPNADYIAFGHIHKPQQIGNLEHARYAGSPIPIDFGEVGDRKLVYLVSGEPGRPMKIEERTLDIGRRLIDIEGTLDDIRAKAEAYAGTIARVKVRVTEPIPQLETQVAELLPDTVICRVSAQFPRPDGAITLDGDTGCSEPSMNELFEQYLQEHPTLGDTERIARYFRELLSDVEHGDDGNERFAGLDEMIP, encoded by the coding sequence ATGCGACTGCTCCACACGTCTGACTGGCACATCGGCGTCGCTCACCACGGCGTTGATCGGCGTGCCGATCACGAACGGGTTTTTGCGCAAATAAAGGCGCTCGCGATTGAGGAGAAAGTCGACGCTATTCTCAATACCGGCGACCTCTTCGACAACCCTTATCCAAACCTAGACACGTTAATGTTCGGATGGTCGGTGCTGGAAGAGCTGGCTTCATTGAACGTTCCGATGATCGTCGTCTGCGGGAATCACGACAGCGAGAAGCTCTTCCAGTTGATGAGTACGATCCTGAAGAGACGCTTGAAGATTTACTTCATCGATCGCTCGACGCTTCAGGAGCGCCAGGCAGGCGTCGTTCATCTCCCGACAGCGGCCGGCGAAGTCCTCAAAGTCGCCGCAGTGCCATTCGTTAAGCGCAGCAGCTACATCCGCGAGTATCTGGAGGGCGATCCGGATCGCGCGAGCCTGAAATACGGTGATGCCGTCGGCTCTCTTGAGAAAACCGTTGGCGACTGGCTCAAAGTCGATTACGATGCGAAACGCGACGTCACGGTCTTCGCTGCTCACCTTCTGGTCGACGGGGCGCAAGTCGCCAACAGCGAGTATGAACTCTATCGTTCACGCGACTTCGTGACGTTTCCCGAGCGCATTCCGAATGCCGACTACATCGCATTCGGGCACATCCACAAACCGCAGCAGATTGGGAATTTGGAGCACGCGCGATACGCAGGGTCGCCGATTCCGATCGATTTCGGCGAGGTCGGTGATCGCAAGCTGGTATATCTCGTGAGCGGCGAGCCGGGGCGCCCCATGAAGATTGAGGAACGCACGCTCGATATCGGCAGACGCCTCATCGACATCGAGGGGACGCTCGACGACATACGCGCGAAGGCGGAAGCCTATGCCGGCACGATCGCGCGCGTAAAGGTACGCGTTACTGAACCAATCCCTCAGCTGGAGACCCAAGTCGCCGAGCTGCTGCCGGATACGGTGATCTGCAGGGTAAGTGCGCAGTTTCCGCGGCCGGATGGCGCGATCACCTTGGATGGGGATACCGGGTGTTCGGAACCTTCAATGAACGAACTCTTCGAACAGTATCTCCAGGAGCATCCCACTCTCGGCGATACCGAGCGCATCGCGCGCTACTTCCGAGAGCTCCTGTCGGATGTGGAACATGGTGATGACGGCAACGAGCGCTTCGCCGGTCTTGACGAGATGATTCCATGA
- a CDS encoding SMC family ATPase, giving the protein MKPIAISLQNFRSFRTKRDLSFEGKTIFGLVGDTGVGKTSVLEAITYALYNRSTWEGRGVTDLIAKGTRTMSVEFAFEVDGQKYTIVRQTGQAGTNARIWSEDRTVDTSNADAVTEQVRKILHMDAETFLHTVLLPQGRHAELLTAKSRNRNEILMDLFRLKDLAKVLELTRRHEARAETELRLLGVQRAECGANPHEAEEATAVELTRAKARLKDISKAVVRDTKLEQDVAKINEQLAGETRLLSTFEQTASILDGLATIATKSTELTAIVTAARQRALQAQEILRVAQAGAEELRRVEADADTLRTIQRSLEALAAAARTIEGLRADIERHGLSIAQNETQLAELRDPIKAKTKERVDVERAIDQADKQAAALRTRRETLETTAKAFQDAQSTLTIAQASVAETRARIEGLRAKLSAAQQAVSEAAERRDTADDAAQRHRVGNEIAAIAGHLHVGDDCPICHRALPKAFQTPRSEDLEAATKAATEERTAFDIAQRHASMIEGELKTQPPQLARSEQALAAAEATLAHVQNKMDAARAEDLREPELIASELRRALEETEERLRSSRETISQVDGELSRMRGVEIRLSTSIESARMELTRVQEQLDGAVAKQQALRDGIPQKYRAKTADEPLNTYLASVAARIVEAERVRDRIEKATMDVASSVQVQSEAESKYTAEVGEPRVRAFEQLKPIAKAAGCADAPKTAGGLDAWSFSVWETVQLRIADITKGVERHRSNIEKAVLERAAIREKLDGKEPRPAETAATIHKTQMESELERVHGLASRARECDAKIERLDRVRAGLAGLKEALGGRARAFPAYATAQRQQRLLQEANVILREMSKQRYEFTGDFDLLDYESNEQRPSQTLSGGEKFLASLALSLGAVEIASNSGKRIGAIFLDEGFDSLDVHRLRLAMLELRRRAEKGRMIGVITHVEEVKEFLNDTIVVSAGPDGSYFTDTDAVSEDDGLVQGLVSHLSDGGPLTAA; this is encoded by the coding sequence ATGAAGCCCATTGCCATCTCGCTGCAGAACTTTCGCAGCTTCCGCACAAAGCGCGATCTTTCGTTCGAGGGCAAAACCATCTTCGGGTTGGTCGGTGATACCGGCGTCGGCAAAACGTCGGTCCTCGAGGCCATCACATACGCGCTCTACAACCGTTCTACGTGGGAAGGCCGCGGCGTTACCGATCTCATCGCCAAAGGCACACGGACGATGTCCGTTGAGTTCGCCTTCGAGGTCGACGGGCAGAAATACACGATCGTCCGACAGACCGGCCAAGCCGGAACCAACGCCCGCATTTGGTCAGAAGACCGTACCGTTGATACCAGCAACGCCGACGCGGTGACCGAGCAGGTACGCAAGATTCTGCACATGGACGCCGAGACGTTTCTCCACACCGTGTTGCTTCCGCAAGGGCGTCATGCGGAGTTGCTAACCGCGAAGTCGCGCAACCGAAACGAGATTCTCATGGACCTCTTTCGGCTCAAGGATCTCGCAAAGGTGCTGGAGCTGACGCGTCGTCACGAGGCCCGGGCCGAGACCGAGCTGCGCCTGTTGGGCGTGCAGCGCGCAGAGTGCGGAGCGAATCCGCATGAAGCTGAGGAAGCGACGGCGGTGGAACTCACGCGCGCGAAAGCGCGTCTTAAAGACATCTCCAAGGCGGTCGTGCGCGATACCAAACTCGAGCAGGACGTTGCGAAGATCAACGAGCAGCTCGCCGGCGAAACGCGGCTTCTCTCCACGTTCGAGCAGACCGCTTCGATTCTCGATGGGCTCGCCACGATCGCCACGAAATCGACTGAGCTTACGGCCATCGTCACCGCAGCAAGGCAACGCGCGCTGCAGGCGCAGGAGATTCTGCGAGTAGCGCAAGCCGGTGCTGAGGAACTCCGACGGGTTGAAGCCGATGCAGATACGTTGCGGACGATTCAGCGTTCGCTTGAGGCGCTAGCGGCGGCGGCTCGGACGATAGAAGGGCTTCGGGCAGACATCGAACGCCACGGCCTCTCAATCGCCCAGAACGAAACCCAACTTGCCGAGCTGCGCGATCCGATCAAGGCGAAGACCAAAGAGCGCGTCGATGTCGAACGCGCTATTGATCAGGCCGACAAACAGGCCGCTGCCTTGCGGACACGTCGTGAAACGCTCGAGACTACTGCGAAGGCGTTTCAGGATGCTCAAAGTACGCTGACGATTGCGCAGGCGAGCGTCGCAGAGACTCGAGCACGAATAGAGGGGCTTCGGGCCAAGCTTTCGGCCGCGCAGCAGGCCGTGAGCGAAGCGGCGGAGCGACGTGACACTGCCGACGACGCGGCGCAACGGCATCGTGTCGGAAACGAGATTGCGGCGATCGCCGGTCATCTGCACGTCGGCGATGATTGTCCGATATGTCATCGAGCATTGCCGAAGGCCTTCCAGACGCCGCGCAGTGAAGACCTTGAGGCAGCCACGAAGGCAGCAACGGAAGAGCGTACGGCCTTCGACATCGCGCAACGACACGCAAGTATGATCGAGGGAGAGCTCAAGACGCAACCGCCGCAGTTGGCTCGTTCCGAGCAAGCCTTGGCCGCCGCCGAAGCGACACTCGCTCACGTGCAAAACAAAATGGACGCCGCACGCGCGGAGGATTTACGAGAGCCGGAGCTGATTGCTTCCGAGCTGCGACGAGCCTTGGAAGAGACCGAAGAGCGGTTGCGCTCGTCCCGTGAAACGATATCGCAGGTCGATGGCGAGCTGAGTCGGATGCGTGGCGTCGAGATTCGCCTGTCGACTAGCATTGAGAGCGCGCGTATGGAACTGACTCGCGTACAAGAACAGCTCGACGGAGCCGTTGCTAAGCAGCAGGCGCTGCGCGACGGGATTCCACAGAAGTACCGCGCGAAAACAGCCGACGAACCGCTGAACACGTACCTCGCCTCTGTCGCAGCCCGTATAGTAGAGGCTGAGCGCGTTCGCGACCGGATTGAAAAGGCGACGATGGATGTCGCTTCGTCGGTCCAAGTGCAAAGCGAGGCCGAATCTAAATACACGGCTGAAGTCGGCGAACCGCGAGTGCGCGCCTTCGAACAACTCAAGCCGATTGCCAAAGCTGCCGGGTGCGCTGATGCTCCGAAGACTGCCGGCGGCTTGGACGCCTGGAGCTTTTCGGTTTGGGAAACGGTTCAGCTCCGAATAGCCGACATCACGAAAGGCGTGGAGAGGCACCGCAGCAACATCGAGAAGGCGGTGCTCGAACGTGCGGCGATCCGTGAGAAACTCGACGGCAAAGAGCCGCGACCTGCAGAAACCGCCGCAACGATTCACAAGACGCAAATGGAATCCGAACTCGAACGCGTACATGGATTAGCTTCGCGAGCCCGAGAGTGCGACGCGAAGATTGAACGTCTCGATCGCGTTCGCGCCGGATTAGCTGGACTGAAGGAAGCGCTCGGGGGCCGCGCACGTGCATTTCCCGCCTACGCCACCGCGCAACGACAGCAGCGACTTCTTCAGGAAGCCAACGTCATTCTACGCGAAATGAGCAAGCAGCGGTACGAATTTACCGGCGACTTCGACCTTCTCGATTACGAAAGCAACGAGCAGCGCCCATCGCAGACGCTTTCGGGCGGGGAAAAGTTTCTCGCGAGCCTCGCGCTCTCTTTGGGCGCGGTAGAGATCGCTTCAAACAGTGGCAAGCGGATCGGGGCAATCTTTCTCGACGAAGGCTTCGATTCACTTGACGTGCACCGGTTGCGCTTAGCGATGCTGGAGCTACGCCGCCGCGCCGAGAAGGGCCGAATGATTGGGGTGATTACGCACGTTGAAGAGGTAAAGGAGTTTCTCAACGATACAATTGTTGTCTCTGCGGGACCCGATGGCAGTTACTTCACCGACACCGATGCAGTCTCAGAAGACGACGGTCTAGTACAAGGCCTCGTGTCACACCTTTCGGACGGCGGACCACTTACCGCCGCTTAG
- a CDS encoding macro domain-containing protein, producing MNTVNCVGIMGRGIALQFKNAFPQNFKMYKAACNREEIQPGKVFVFETGSMTDPKYIINFPTKRHWRGRSRLSDIASGLTSLVFEIKQRKINSIAIPPLGSGLGGLYWPDVRILIEDAMRPLIGVHVTIYEPSEAPDARVMARTQEVPKMSLGRGALVVLIDRYLAGLLDPFISLLEVHKLMYFMQEAGQSLRLRYTKAPYGPYAENLRHVLHAAEGHLIAGYFDGGDAPDKRLELVPGAVPEAMQLLDGDAASKERFARVADLVAGFESPFGLELLSTVHWVATREGATRLADVVARVYEWSERKKNFSLRQIKLAFDVLHSKGWLPFEPAVTDAAVGTSSQSDASRST from the coding sequence GTGAATACCGTTAATTGCGTCGGCATCATGGGACGCGGAATAGCCTTACAATTCAAGAACGCTTTTCCACAGAATTTCAAAATGTACAAGGCAGCGTGTAATCGCGAAGAAATCCAACCCGGGAAAGTGTTTGTGTTCGAGACCGGCAGCATGACCGATCCGAAATACATCATCAACTTTCCTACCAAGCGACATTGGCGCGGACGAAGCCGCTTGTCTGACATTGCGAGCGGGCTTACGTCGCTGGTGTTTGAAATAAAACAGCGTAAGATCAATTCGATTGCCATACCGCCGCTGGGCAGTGGATTAGGTGGTCTGTACTGGCCTGATGTGCGTATCCTCATAGAGGACGCCATGAGGCCGCTTATAGGCGTGCACGTCACGATATATGAACCTAGCGAGGCTCCCGATGCGCGCGTGATGGCTCGGACGCAAGAGGTCCCTAAGATGAGCTTAGGACGAGGCGCCCTAGTAGTGCTGATCGATCGCTATCTGGCTGGTTTGCTTGATCCATTCATTTCGTTGCTTGAGGTGCATAAGCTCATGTACTTCATGCAGGAAGCGGGGCAATCGCTTCGGCTTCGATACACGAAAGCTCCGTATGGGCCGTATGCAGAGAATCTTCGTCATGTCTTGCACGCAGCAGAGGGCCACTTAATAGCGGGTTACTTCGACGGAGGCGATGCTCCAGACAAGCGCCTAGAGCTTGTTCCGGGTGCGGTCCCAGAGGCGATGCAGCTCCTTGATGGTGACGCAGCCTCAAAGGAACGCTTCGCGAGGGTCGCCGATCTCGTTGCAGGCTTTGAAAGTCCGTTTGGTCTCGAGTTGCTATCTACTGTGCACTGGGTTGCGACGCGCGAAGGCGCAACTAGGTTGGCCGATGTCGTGGCTCGCGTTTACGAATGGAGTGAACGTAAGAAGAATTTTTCGTTACGGCAGATAAAACTGGCTTTTGATGTCCTTCACTCGAAAGGGTGGTTGCCTTTCGAGCCAGCGGTAACCGATGCTGCGGTTGGTACGTCTTCACAAAGTGACGCATCGCGTTCCACGTAA
- a CDS encoding DUF4433 domain-containing protein — MAATHPKIYHIVHVDRLPSIIHDGRLCSDAVVNVSSKSGTVIGMSSIKSRRLNELQLRSHPGLFVGECVPFYFCPRSVMLYLIYRANHPDLSYRGGQEPIVHLECDLNKAIRWANSVGQRWAFTLSNAGSRYFEDRCDTAQLCEIDWTAVKTNDWSNPATQEAKQAEFLVEESFPWELIERIGVHSAAVGHRAASALQLSGHRPPIEVKTSWYY, encoded by the coding sequence ATGGCTGCCACTCATCCGAAGATCTACCACATTGTACATGTCGATCGGCTGCCATCCATAATTCACGACGGGCGATTGTGCTCCGACGCCGTAGTCAATGTCAGCTCAAAATCCGGGACCGTAATTGGCATGAGCTCAATCAAAAGTCGACGTCTCAATGAGTTGCAATTGCGTAGCCACCCAGGGCTCTTTGTTGGCGAATGCGTTCCATTCTACTTTTGTCCTCGCTCGGTGATGTTGTACCTGATATATCGGGCAAACCACCCAGACCTATCGTACCGTGGTGGGCAAGAACCAATCGTGCATCTCGAATGCGACCTTAACAAGGCGATACGCTGGGCGAATTCGGTTGGGCAACGTTGGGCGTTCACTCTTTCGAACGCAGGCTCGCGTTACTTCGAAGATCGCTGCGATACGGCCCAGTTGTGTGAGATTGACTGGACGGCCGTGAAGACCAATGATTGGTCGAATCCGGCGACACAGGAAGCGAAACAAGCCGAGTTTTTGGTTGAGGAATCCTTTCCGTGGGAGCTCATCGAGCGGATTGGAGTCCACTCGGCTGCTGTTGGACACCGCGCCGCTTCGGCTTTACAATTGAGCGGGCACCGGCCACCCATTGAGGTGAAGACCTCATGGTATTACTAG
- a CDS encoding SAVED domain-containing protein → MSGTRGAVSARLRGDDFQGRIFWTEAMRMFDRHPRVERVGIEVSSYKHFDDVVVLYRDGHGRDCDLELHQAKYHVRNDDTLSWDAMMDPGWLGVANQSLLQRLLEAHRQHRGRANLYFTTPWTVDPTDSLSKLMTGFSNKLNLDLLFNGRPRSVQAKVRKNLLGHLNCGEQELRAALSRLQIRDRVKLDPMQAFLDERLERHNFVPVGDSPTNMYDELARKIIQAGPNIFNAPELRALLEKAGLSDSAIAPGSGARLVGIRSFERQAVYLDEEMDELLDFLPFFEDRSLRRDFSWNTDIGPRVHQFMTRIDDERRTDVELHLHCKLSIAYSAGAAISRKSSTRYSCRQPGHRGVELWRVSEGAGARPEETWIVEDITLNHDAPDVAVAVAVSNDSAKDARLYVERNLPTVGRLLILEPVNGIGQRAVRNGAHAYDMGETFATMVNDKRTPEERKALLHLLPSVPASVAFTMGRAGNRLGPTQLYEFALKRNDPEGYSPSLLLNTA, encoded by the coding sequence ATGAGCGGTACCCGCGGGGCGGTTTCCGCTCGATTGCGCGGCGATGACTTTCAGGGGCGCATCTTCTGGACCGAAGCCATGCGCATGTTCGATCGCCATCCTCGGGTTGAACGGGTTGGAATCGAGGTCTCGAGCTATAAGCACTTCGACGATGTCGTCGTGCTGTACCGCGATGGCCACGGGCGCGACTGCGACCTTGAGTTGCATCAAGCGAAATACCACGTTCGCAACGATGACACATTGAGCTGGGACGCAATGATGGACCCGGGTTGGCTCGGTGTGGCCAACCAGTCACTCTTGCAGCGCCTCCTGGAAGCGCACCGCCAGCATCGCGGTCGAGCAAATCTGTATTTCACGACGCCGTGGACAGTCGACCCCACCGATTCGCTGAGTAAATTAATGACGGGCTTCTCGAACAAGCTGAACCTCGACCTACTGTTCAACGGAAGGCCTCGATCGGTCCAGGCTAAGGTTCGGAAGAATTTGCTCGGTCATCTCAACTGCGGCGAGCAAGAGTTGCGCGCTGCCTTATCACGTTTGCAGATCCGTGACCGCGTTAAGCTCGATCCGATGCAGGCGTTTTTAGACGAACGGCTCGAGCGACATAACTTCGTTCCGGTAGGCGACTCGCCCACGAATATGTACGACGAGCTCGCACGCAAAATCATTCAAGCCGGACCCAACATCTTCAATGCGCCCGAACTGCGAGCTCTTCTCGAGAAGGCCGGATTATCCGACTCCGCTATAGCCCCCGGCTCAGGGGCACGCCTCGTCGGCATTCGTTCATTCGAACGGCAGGCCGTGTATCTCGACGAGGAGATGGACGAACTGCTCGACTTTCTGCCGTTCTTCGAGGACCGCTCCTTGCGTCGCGATTTTTCTTGGAACACTGACATTGGACCGCGCGTGCATCAGTTCATGACGCGAATCGACGACGAGCGTCGCACCGACGTCGAACTCCATCTCCATTGCAAGCTATCGATCGCATACAGTGCTGGCGCAGCCATCTCACGTAAGTCTTCAACGCGATACTCATGCCGTCAACCCGGCCATCGCGGGGTGGAGCTCTGGCGCGTTAGTGAAGGGGCTGGTGCAAGGCCGGAAGAGACGTGGATAGTGGAAGACATAACGCTGAACCACGATGCTCCCGATGTCGCGGTTGCGGTGGCTGTCAGCAACGACTCCGCCAAAGACGCTCGGCTTTACGTTGAACGCAATCTTCCGACGGTTGGGCGCCTGTTGATTCTTGAGCCAGTGAACGGCATCGGACAACGCGCCGTACGAAATGGCGCACACGCGTATGATATGGGCGAGACATTCGCTACCATGGTCAATGATAAACGCACGCCAGAGGAACGCAAGGCTCTACTTCATCTGCTGCCGTCGGTGCCCGCCAGCGTCGCGTTTACGATGGGTCGCGCCGGTAATCGCCTGGGCCCAACACAACTGTACGAGTTCGCTCTGAAACGCAATGACCCTGAGGGCTACTCGCCCTCCCTTTTACTCAACACCGCATAA